DNA from uncultured Fretibacterium sp.:
ACTCCCCCGAGGCCGTTGCCATGACCGATATGTGGGTGAAGCTCGTCAAGGCGGGCGGTTCTCCCACGTGGTCGTCCTATACGTGGTATCAGTGTGGTGCGGATATTGGAGCCAAAAAGGCCGCTATGATGTTTGGAGCGGACAGTACGGGTTATTTCCAGTCCGTGCCGGGCGCGTCCAGCCAGGCGGGCAAAATTGCGTTCGCTCCTCCCCCTCTTCCCGATGGGCAGAAGGAAATCCGTTCCAACCTGTGGGTTTGGTCCCTCGCGATGAACGCTTCCTCTCAACATCAGGATGCGGCATGGCTTTTCATCCAGTACTTTACCAGCAAGCCCTTCCAGACCTGGTCCGTAACGGAGTGGAAGTCCGTTGATCCTCCCCGTAAGTCGGTCTTTGAAAACCCCAAATTCCAGGAGATCATCGCTGCCACGCCGGGCTTTAAGGAGACCTTCGAGGCTACGGTCCCTGGAACGACCGTCTATTTTACGCCCAATCCTTATTTCTTTGAATTGACGACCGAATGGGCTGCGACGCTTCAAGACCTCGTGGCGGGCAAATACGGCAGTACTCAGGAGGCTATGGATCAGCTGAAGGCCAAGATGGATAAGGCCTTGGCCGATGTCGAGGTGAAGGAGTAGTCGGCCGGCTTCCCCGCCAAGCTGTTCGTGGAACTATTGTACGGGCGTTCATGATAAAGACGGAGGTGGAAAACCTCCGTCTTTATCATGAAACACATATTGAAGCACAACGGATTTTATGGCTCCTGCTTGTCTCCGGACTTTCACGATGCCCGAGGGGCCGACTTGGCGGGTTGACCATAGGTAGCGTCAGCCCCATGCTTGCGGTAATAATGCTTGTCAAGAAGCGTGGAGGGCAGAGGCGCTGGATTGGGATTGATAGCCAGGGTATAGAGTGCCATCTTGGCGACCTCCTCCAGAATGCAGGCATTTTCCACGGCTGCAGCAGGCGTCCTCCCCCAGGAGAAAGGGCCGTGAGCAGCCACCAGGATAGCTGGCGTTGCCTGATACTCCTTATCTCTAAAGGAACGAACGATCGCTTTGCCGGTGTTCCCTTCGTAATCGCCCTCTATCTCCTCCGGGGTCAACAAGGGAGTGCAGGGAACCGGGCCAAAAAATGTATCCGCATGGGTTGTCCCCAGCGGAGGTATGGCCTTCCGGCTTTGCGCCCATGCTGTGGCGACGGGGGAATGGGTATGAACGACCCCGCCTATATCCTCAAAAGCCTTGTAAAGCTCAAGATGCGTCATGGTATCGCTGGAAGGTCTGAGGGAGCCCTCTACAACCTTTCCCTCAAGATCGACGACCGGAATCATTTCCGGCCTCAAATCGGCGTAGGAGACGCCGCTGGGCTTGATGGCGACGACGCCTCTCGAGCGGTCAATGCCGCTGACATTCCCCCATGTCAGTATGACCAAGCCATACTCGACAAGTTTCATATTCGCATGGAAAACTTCTTCTTTCAGTTTTTCAAACATGGTTATTCATTGTCCTGGCAGTCTTTATGCGCCGGTTTGTATCCGTGCGACCTCGGCCATGATGTCCTTGGTCCTCTCATAAAGCATGGTGTAAAGCCTAAAATGATTTCCGTAAAGTTCGTTGTTCTCGGTATTTGTCCTGACGGTCTCCCGGAAATCGAGCCAGCCTTTTATCTCCAAGGGATCTTTGAACACCCCTACCCCCATCCCGGCCAGAAACGCATCGCCTAAGGTCGCCTCGACGTCACGGTTCAAGCGTTTCATGGCGTAGCCGGTGGCATCGGCAAAGATCTGTGTCCAAAGGTCGCTTCGGGCGGGACCTCCTACGATGTAGCACTCTTTGTCCAGCTTGATGCCGGCCTTGACCGCCTCCTCCATGTTATGGCGCAGGGAAAGGGCGACCCCCTCCATACAGGCTCGGTAAATATGGCCTCGAGTGTGCAGTAACGAAAGTCCAAGCACCGTGCCTCGTGCGTCCGGATCCCAGATGGGGGAGCGCTCTCCCATAAAATACGGGAGGACGATCAGGCCATCGCTTCCGACCTCGACATCCTTCGCCTCCTTTTCCAAAAGGGAGTAGGCGGAGATGTCGGAACGGCGCTGGACCTCCCGTTCGCAGGCCCCAAACTCGTCACGGAACCAACGAATGATTGCACCGGATGTCGCTCCTCCTCCAAAGGTATAGATTGTCGACTCGTCATTGACCACATAGGGGAAGCTGATCAAACCCGGGGTAAGGTATTTCCCATCGTGAACCGTTCCCCAGCAGATGGACGTCCCTGTCATGGCCACGTGCTCGCCTTCGTTTACGACACCGCAGCTGAATTGAGCTACAGGGGCGTCAATCCCGCCTGCGACAATCGGAGTTCCCTCCAGGAGCCCTGTCGCTGCGGCGTATTTTTTATTGAGTTTCCCGACGATGTCGAAGGACTTCGTGATTCTCTCGGGAAATAAGGATAACGGGATACCCAGAGCATCGCTCATCTCCTGGGACCACCCTTTTTTGTGGATGTCGAAAATACCGCCGATGTTGCCCGCCGAGGAATAGTCCGTTGCCGCAATATCCGTAAATTTATAAATGACGTAATCCTTAGGCGTCATAAACTGCCGTGTCCTTTTCCAAAGGTCGGGCTCGTTGTTTTTCATCCAGAGGATTTTCGTGAATCCGTAGTAGCTGTCCACGTAATTGCCCGTGATGGAAAAAATCTTGTCAAATGGGATGTTGTCCTTTACCCATTGGGTTTCATTCCGCGCTCTGCGGTCCATCCAAATCATGCAGGGACGGACAGGCTCCCCCGCTTTGTCCACCGGAATCCCCGATCCACCATAAAGGCCGCTGATCGCTACGGCGGCAACATCCTTGGGATTGAGTCCCGATCGAGCGAGTACCTCTTTTAATGTAATGGTAACGGCCTCGAGCCATACATCGGGCCATTGCTCCGCCCAAGATGGCATGGGTGTGAGAACCCCGTATTCATGAAAAGCTTCTCCCAAGGTCCTGCCCCGCTCATCCAGCATCAGGGCCTTGGTCCCCCCCGTCCCAATATCCACACCAATCAACATTGTGAATCCTCCTTGGTCTTTCCAGCTTCTACGAGTTTCAAGTCAATTTAGACCGATGTAGATGCCGACAAGTCATCCTGCTCCGAACTGTGAACTCATCCCTGGACGACAATATTTTCTCTCTCGCGGAAATAAGTTACCGTCTTTTTGACCAGTTCGTCCAGATCTTTTTTGTCGGGCTTTCCGTTCATGGCAACATAAGGGTCGCCGCCCGGCCCTAGAGGCTCAGCGGAGACAAAGCGGTTCCCCTGATTGTAGCCAATCAGGTAAAGTGCTCGGATAACGGTATCGATGTCCAGGGAACCCTCTCCCAAAGCACGGCGGTTGCTGTCCGCCAGATGAAGGTTT
Protein-coding regions in this window:
- a CDS encoding L-ribulose-5-phosphate 4-epimerase produces the protein MFEKLKEEVFHANMKLVEYGLVILTWGNVSGIDRSRGVVAIKPSGVSYADLRPEMIPVVDLEGKVVEGSLRPSSDTMTHLELYKAFEDIGGVVHTHSPVATAWAQSRKAIPPLGTTHADTFFGPVPCTPLLTPEEIEGDYEGNTGKAIVRSFRDKEYQATPAILVAAHGPFSWGRTPAAAVENACILEEVAKMALYTLAINPNPAPLPSTLLDKHYYRKHGADATYGQPAKSAPRAS
- a CDS encoding FGGY-family carbohydrate kinase, whose protein sequence is MLIGVDIGTGGTKALMLDERGRTLGEAFHEYGVLTPMPSWAEQWPDVWLEAVTITLKEVLARSGLNPKDVAAVAISGLYGGSGIPVDKAGEPVRPCMIWMDRRARNETQWVKDNIPFDKIFSITGNYVDSYYGFTKILWMKNNEPDLWKRTRQFMTPKDYVIYKFTDIAATDYSSAGNIGGIFDIHKKGWSQEMSDALGIPLSLFPERITKSFDIVGKLNKKYAAATGLLEGTPIVAGGIDAPVAQFSCGVVNEGEHVAMTGTSICWGTVHDGKYLTPGLISFPYVVNDESTIYTFGGGATSGAIIRWFRDEFGACEREVQRRSDISAYSLLEKEAKDVEVGSDGLIVLPYFMGERSPIWDPDARGTVLGLSLLHTRGHIYRACMEGVALSLRHNMEEAVKAGIKLDKECYIVGGPARSDLWTQIFADATGYAMKRLNRDVEATLGDAFLAGMGVGVFKDPLEIKGWLDFRETVRTNTENNELYGNHFRLYTMLYERTKDIMAEVARIQTGA
- a CDS encoding TIM barrel protein; this translates as AAIEPIRADEVSFIHTVADAKKYIAAVNHPGVSSINGDLYHMQSGESHLGTAILEAGEMLVNLHLADSNRRALGEGSLDIDTVIRALYLIGYNQGNRFVSAEPLGPGGDPYVAMNGKPDKKDLDELVKKTVTYFRERENIVVQG